The DNA window CCTTTTTTTAATTTTTTCTTTGCCGCCAGCCCGGCAACGCCGGGCGAAACATGTCTGTGGCATTATTCCCTGTCGGCGCCGCAATTGCTATCCCAAGGAATTGCTATCCCAAGGAGTTGCCATCCCACAGGGACAGAGCGAAGTGGAAACCCTCGCTGCCACTCGTCCCACCAGTTGGAATATGAAACCCTTGGACGGCTTATGGTAAACTGCCGCCAAGTAAGCGGTCAGAGCCGCTTTACCAGTGCCATAACATATGTGCCGTAACATCTATGCCGTAATCGGGAGTTTTCAGTGACAACACTCAATCAGCTCTATCCCCAGCCCCTGTGGCAATGGTTCGAACAGATCTGCGCCATTCCTCACCCGTCCAAACACGAAGCCGCCCTGAGTCAGCATATTCAGACCTGGGCCAAGGACAAGGGCCTGGCCATAACAGTAGACAAGGTCGGCAACCTTATCATCCGCAAGGGTGCCACCGCCGGCATGGAAAACCGCAAGACTGTGGTGATCCAGGCGCACATCGACATGGTGCCGCAAAAGAACAACGACAAGGTGCACGACTTTACCAAGGATCCCATTGAAGCCTGGGTTGACGGTGACTGGGTCAAGGCCCGTGGTACCACGCTGGGCGCCGACAACGGTATTGGTATGGCCTCTGCCCTGGCCATCCTTGGCAGCGACGATATCCCCCACGGCCCGCTGGAAGTCTTGCTGACAGTGGACGAAGAAGCCGGTATGACAGGTGCCTTTGGTTTGGAAGCGGGACTGCTGAATGCCGAGATATTGATCAACACAGACTCTGAGCAGGAAGGTGAAATCTACATGGGCTGCGCCGGTGGCGTGGATGCCCAGCTAAGCCTGCCCATGGTGTGGGAAGCCCCCGCCGACGGTTACAGCGCCTTCAAACTGACCCTCTCGGGTCTCAAGGGCGGCCACTCCGGTGTCAACATCCATCTGGGCCGCGGCAATGCCAACAAGCTGCTGGGCCGTTTCCTGTTCGAACAGGCCGACGGTCTGCAACTGGAACTGGCGGAGTTCAACGGCGGCTCCCTGCGCAACGCCATTCCCCGCGAGGCCGGGATCAGCTTTATGCTGCCTGCCGAGCAGGTTGCCGAACTGCAATCCAAGGTCACGGCGTTTGAGGCCATGGTCAGGGCCGAGCTGGCGGTGGCCGATCCGGGCATCAGCCTGACCCTGAGCGAAATCCCCACGCCCTCCAAGGTGATGAGCGAGCAAAGCCAGAACAGCCTTATCGACCTGCTGCACGCCTGCCCCAATGGCGTCATGCGCATGAGCGATGAAGTCGAAGGCGTGACCGAGACCTCTCTCAACGTCGGCGTGATCACCACAGGCGAAGAGACCGTCGATATCCTCTGCCTTATCCGCTCCCTTATCGATTCAGGCCGCAGCCAGATTGAGGGCATGCTGATCGCCCTGTCCAACCTGGCCGGTGCAGAAATCGAAATTTCCGGCGCCTACCCCGGCTGGAAACCGGACAACAGCTCGCCGGTAATGGCCATAGTCCGCGACACCTATCAGGACATCTACCACAAGGAGCCGGTGATCATGGTGATCCACGCAGGTCTCGAGTGTGGCCTGTTCAAGCAACCTTATCCTGATATGGACATGGTCTCCATCGGCCCCACCATCCGCTTCCCACACA is part of the Shewanella cyperi genome and encodes:
- a CDS encoding aminoacyl-histidine dipeptidase — translated: MTTLNQLYPQPLWQWFEQICAIPHPSKHEAALSQHIQTWAKDKGLAITVDKVGNLIIRKGATAGMENRKTVVIQAHIDMVPQKNNDKVHDFTKDPIEAWVDGDWVKARGTTLGADNGIGMASALAILGSDDIPHGPLEVLLTVDEEAGMTGAFGLEAGLLNAEILINTDSEQEGEIYMGCAGGVDAQLSLPMVWEAPADGYSAFKLTLSGLKGGHSGVNIHLGRGNANKLLGRFLFEQADGLQLELAEFNGGSLRNAIPREAGISFMLPAEQVAELQSKVTAFEAMVRAELAVADPGISLTLSEIPTPSKVMSEQSQNSLIDLLHACPNGVMRMSDEVEGVTETSLNVGVITTGEETVDILCLIRSLIDSGRSQIEGMLIALSNLAGAEIEISGAYPGWKPDNSSPVMAIVRDTYQDIYHKEPVIMVIHAGLECGLFKQPYPDMDMVSIGPTIRFPHSPDEMVNVTTVGQYWELLLAVLKRIPEKA